In Meiothermus ruber DSM 1279, the following proteins share a genomic window:
- a CDS encoding class I SAM-dependent RNA methyltransferase, whose product MVRLHIEKLVAGGLGLARTPSGTALVQGGLPGETVEAELWQRKNHLEGRVIRVLEAHPARYLEALPPSADLPLEYPYQLPIKQLLVQESLERIGKLQFELAPVQPSPSYTAQPGLYYRTAAQYALHPLGGLAYRRPRSNELVPIPHDPLIAEPLQPAFELLSGWPLANLEEVVLRGSIYEQKVQIGFIGGHARHFQKTAQALVQEGIAGVVWGASSPKGRFRGPLQHLAGTPHLLEDFGGVLSSVNVQSFAQVNPRAAGLLFQEAAQVVEPGRKAVELYAGSGVLSLHLAHRFTEVVAIEINPSAVKRGEADRDRLGVQNLVFVRDDARVLGRHLPADLVMVDPPRAGLAPEVLAGLLEKKPRQILYIACDPATWARDIGRLVQGGYRLRFARPYDFYPFTHHVEVLSLLSL is encoded by the coding sequence GTGGTTAGGTTACATATTGAGAAGCTGGTTGCAGGCGGCCTGGGACTGGCCCGCACCCCCTCGGGAACCGCCCTGGTGCAGGGTGGTTTACCAGGTGAGACAGTAGAAGCAGAGCTTTGGCAGCGCAAAAACCACCTCGAGGGTCGGGTAATCCGTGTTCTGGAAGCACATCCAGCACGGTACCTCGAGGCATTGCCCCCTTCAGCCGACCTACCGCTGGAATACCCCTACCAGCTGCCCATAAAGCAGCTTTTGGTACAGGAGTCGCTCGAGCGCATTGGCAAGCTCCAATTCGAGCTGGCCCCAGTTCAGCCCTCCCCCAGCTATACCGCCCAGCCCGGCCTTTACTACCGCACCGCCGCCCAGTACGCCCTGCACCCCCTGGGGGGGCTGGCCTACCGGCGGCCCCGCTCCAACGAGCTGGTGCCCATACCCCACGACCCCCTCATCGCCGAACCCCTCCAACCCGCCTTCGAGCTGTTGAGCGGTTGGCCGCTCGCCAACCTCGAGGAGGTGGTCTTACGGGGCTCGATCTACGAGCAAAAGGTGCAGATCGGGTTTATTGGTGGACACGCGCGGCATTTCCAAAAAACCGCACAGGCCCTGGTGCAGGAAGGCATCGCCGGCGTGGTCTGGGGCGCCTCGAGCCCCAAGGGCCGTTTCCGCGGGCCGCTCCAGCACCTGGCTGGAACCCCGCACCTCCTCGAGGACTTTGGCGGGGTGCTTTCCAGCGTAAACGTGCAAAGTTTCGCCCAGGTCAACCCCAGGGCAGCCGGGCTGTTGTTTCAAGAAGCCGCCCAGGTGGTCGAACCGGGCCGCAAGGCTGTCGAGCTCTATGCGGGCAGCGGCGTCCTAAGCCTGCACCTGGCCCATCGCTTTACCGAGGTGGTGGCCATTGAGATTAACCCAAGCGCAGTTAAGCGGGGGGAGGCCGACCGCGACCGGCTGGGGGTGCAGAACCTGGTGTTTGTTCGGGATGACGCCAGGGTGCTGGGCCGGCACCTCCCCGCCGACCTGGTCATGGTTGATCCCCCTCGAGCCGGCCTGGCGCCCGAGGTGCTGGCCGGCCTGCTGGAGAAGAAGCCCCGGCAGATCCTCTACATCGCCTGCGACCCGGCCACCTGGGCCCGCGATATCGGAAGGCTTGTGCAGGGCGGTTATCGCCTGCGTTTTGCCCGTCCCTACGACTTCTACCCCTTTACCCACCATGTGGAGGTGCTGAGCCTGCTATCGCTCTGA
- the trpC gene encoding indole-3-glycerol phosphate synthase TrpC, whose amino-acid sequence MIPELSRVPGVLGEISRRRLREVEGLQVPAEPVLPSPPLLSQALRLPGLSLIAEVKRKSPSQGEIAVALEAAEVARAYVAGGARAISVLTEPHYFAGSDQDLREVRAAVDVPVLRKDFTVHPVQVAEARALGASAVLLIVAVLGRLTASYLQLAEQAGLEALVEVHDEAELELALSAGARIIGVNNRNLIDLSIDRRTAPRLGRMARAAGFRGLLVAESGYNDKAQLQELEGLFDGVLIGTSLARSHNWQAAASQMTGV is encoded by the coding sequence ATGATTCCAGAGCTATCCCGCGTACCGGGCGTGCTGGGGGAGATCTCGCGCCGACGCTTGCGCGAGGTGGAAGGTTTGCAAGTCCCGGCAGAGCCGGTGCTGCCCAGCCCGCCCCTGTTGAGCCAGGCTTTGCGTTTGCCAGGTCTATCGCTAATTGCTGAAGTCAAACGCAAGAGTCCCTCGCAAGGCGAGATAGCGGTGGCCCTCGAGGCTGCCGAAGTAGCCCGTGCCTATGTGGCCGGGGGCGCTCGAGCCATTAGCGTACTGACCGAGCCGCACTACTTTGCCGGTTCAGACCAGGATCTGCGGGAGGTGCGGGCTGCGGTGGATGTGCCGGTGCTGCGCAAAGACTTCACAGTGCATCCGGTGCAGGTGGCCGAGGCCAGGGCCCTGGGGGCCTCGGCGGTGCTGCTGATTGTGGCGGTGCTGGGCCGGCTCACGGCGTCTTACCTGCAACTTGCCGAGCAGGCGGGGCTCGAGGCCTTGGTGGAGGTGCACGACGAAGCCGAGCTCGAGCTGGCCTTGTCGGCTGGGGCCCGCATCATCGGGGTGAATAACCGCAACCTGATTGATTTGAGCATCGACCGCCGAACGGCCCCGCGCCTGGGGCGTATGGCCCGGGCAGCGGGGTTTAGGGGCTTGCTGGTGGCCGAGTCAGGCTACAACGATAAAGCACAACTACAGGAGCTGGAGGGGCTGTTTGATGGGGTTTTGATTGGCACCAGCCTGGCCCGCAGCCACAACTGGCAGGCCGCAGCCTCACAAATGACCGGGGTTTAG
- a CDS encoding TRAP transporter permease, whose product MHNNNPEVEATRLVEETELGGRKPTDWSRWVILGLAVGWSVFQVWATWVGSLDQLFFRAAHLAFAFALVFLVYPFNRRSRRDRIPLFDWVLGITATLSAGYVMWQYKEMIEIRGGLANQTDLVVGSVTILMLLLAGWRSLGPAMPIITVVFMLFALTGPQGLFQGQLPGALGQLHAGVQWRSLVSQLFMNASDSIWGTPIGVAARTVFVFVLFGAILERAGAGKWFTDLAFSILGGVRGGPAKASIVSSALTGVVSGSSISNVVTSGTFTIPAMRRAGYSAEKAGAVEVAASSNGQLMPPVMGAAAFIMADFLGVPYSSLVLMAVVPALLAYTTLFILVDLEAVKLGLKGLPRSELPRFWPTFRAGLHYVFPLAYLLYALLVIEMSPERAALNTIFLMIGVALLQELYRAQRSGQGIASGLRSFAQIVIEGFANGARNMVGIAIATGLAGIIIAVVLITNIGFGLTDLLQTLSGGNLLVALFLAQLISLVLGMGLPTTANYVVMASLVVPVITKIAEQNGIDYGSLTFSGIEVPILKIVAHMFAFYFGIMADSTPPVALAAYAASAIAKGDPFRTGVQGFVYELRTALLAYMVFFNPGLLMIGVESVLEGGRIITTALLGLTAFSAATLGYLLGKANWPQRLLYLVAALTLMPNNPSTEIVGIGVMALALGWQWWARRAAS is encoded by the coding sequence ATGCATAACAATAATCCGGAGGTTGAAGCCACCCGCCTGGTTGAGGAGACCGAGCTGGGGGGGCGAAAACCAACCGACTGGAGCCGCTGGGTCATTCTAGGGCTGGCGGTGGGCTGGAGCGTATTCCAGGTCTGGGCGACTTGGGTTGGCTCACTGGATCAGCTCTTCTTCCGGGCGGCCCACCTGGCCTTTGCCTTCGCCCTGGTGTTTTTGGTCTACCCCTTCAACCGCCGTAGCCGCCGCGACCGGATACCCCTGTTCGATTGGGTGCTGGGCATTACCGCAACCCTTTCGGCAGGCTACGTGATGTGGCAGTACAAGGAGATGATTGAGATCCGGGGTGGGCTGGCCAACCAGACCGACCTGGTGGTGGGCAGTGTCACCATCCTGATGCTGCTGCTGGCAGGCTGGCGCTCGCTGGGGCCGGCCATGCCCATCATCACCGTTGTGTTTATGCTGTTTGCTCTCACCGGGCCCCAGGGGCTCTTCCAGGGGCAGTTGCCCGGCGCCTTGGGCCAGCTCCACGCAGGGGTGCAGTGGCGCTCGTTGGTGAGCCAGCTCTTTATGAACGCCTCGGATAGCATCTGGGGGACGCCCATTGGGGTGGCGGCCCGAACCGTGTTTGTGTTTGTGCTGTTTGGGGCCATCCTCGAGCGGGCCGGGGCCGGTAAATGGTTTACCGACCTGGCTTTCAGCATTTTGGGTGGGGTGCGGGGCGGGCCGGCCAAGGCCTCGATTGTCTCCTCCGCGCTCACCGGGGTGGTCTCGGGCTCTTCCATCTCCAATGTGGTCACCAGCGGCACCTTTACCATCCCGGCCATGCGGCGGGCGGGCTACTCGGCCGAGAAAGCCGGGGCGGTCGAGGTGGCGGCCAGCTCCAACGGGCAGCTCATGCCCCCCGTGATGGGGGCGGCGGCTTTTATCATGGCCGACTTCCTGGGCGTACCGTACTCGTCGCTGGTGCTGATGGCTGTGGTGCCGGCCCTGCTGGCTTACACCACCCTGTTCATTCTGGTGGACTTAGAGGCGGTCAAGCTGGGCCTTAAGGGGCTGCCCAGATCCGAGCTACCCCGGTTCTGGCCGACCTTCCGGGCAGGGCTGCACTACGTGTTTCCCCTGGCCTACCTGCTCTACGCCCTGCTGGTCATCGAGATGTCGCCCGAACGGGCCGCGCTCAACACCATCTTCTTGATGATTGGGGTGGCGCTGCTACAGGAACTCTACCGCGCCCAGCGCAGCGGGCAGGGGATTGCTAGTGGCTTGCGCTCATTTGCACAGATTGTCATCGAGGGCTTCGCCAACGGGGCCCGCAACATGGTGGGCATTGCTATTGCCACCGGTCTGGCCGGCATCATCATCGCGGTGGTGCTCATCACCAACATCGGGTTTGGCCTGACCGACCTGCTGCAAACCCTTTCGGGGGGCAACCTGCTGGTGGCCCTGTTCCTGGCCCAGCTCATCAGCCTGGTGCTGGGCATGGGCCTTCCCACCACCGCCAACTACGTGGTGATGGCCAGCCTAGTGGTTCCGGTGATTACCAAAATTGCCGAGCAGAACGGTATTGACTATGGCTCCCTGACCTTTTCGGGCATAGAGGTGCCCATCCTGAAAATTGTGGCCCACATGTTTGCCTTTTATTTTGGCATCATGGCCGACTCGACCCCGCCCGTGGCCCTGGCGGCCTATGCGGCCTCGGCCATCGCCAAAGGCGACCCCTTTAGAACCGGTGTGCAGGGCTTTGTCTACGAGCTGCGAACCGCCCTCCTGGCCTATATGGTCTTCTTCAACCCGGGTTTGCTGATGATTGGGGTGGAGAGTGTGCTCGAGGGTGGACGCATCATTACAACCGCCCTGCTGGGGCTTACAGCCTTCTCAGCAGCCACCCTGGGCTACCTATTGGGGAAGGCCAACTGGCCCCAGCGGCTTCTGTACTTGGTGGCAGCGCTCACACTGATGCCCAACAACCCCAGCACAGAAATTGTAGGAATTGGGGTGATGGCCCTGGCCCTGGGCTGGCAGTGGTGGGCCCGCCGAGCAGCCTCCTAG
- a CDS encoding ATP-binding protein, which produces MALYLSLLGPPQLWADGALVPLLPRKAVAMAAYLAVVGHPVERGRLADLLWEGDEAASRRNLRQELFRLKRTPWEQVFAQTTASVGLGAVETDLEVFLHRMAQGAWAEAAALWRGGFLANLEAKTSENFQDWLIPERERWAGLYREALLGLARSYEAGANYHEALKMYLRLLGDDPLQESDQMAVMRLYLQMGDRAAALRQFEQFRALLMEQLGLELSQEMKAFGAQMLAGRFTAPPNDSPNPWAEPPLVGREADIFWLETHWGQGLLLLLGEAGVGKTRLALEYARRRTRAGSAEVLRIRQRESGQGIGFSAVLEVLRQAYEDRRLHHLSSPWREELAQLLPELGSPPGSLHKTRLFEALCRGLLAIARPGGVVLWDDLQWLDWASLEFLPYLVRRAGRLGLAVLGTSRFEALQNNEPVRRVLQELAQEGSMQQRVLEPIDQSALLDLLRQLSGQQEGGERFAERLFKATEGNVFYVLETLRYLFDQGLLRAEAGAWHTPFDGFTSDYRELPLPPSVRDALLERLKRLGEGVVPIAQALALADFPLPPELAAGLLRHLEAPIEALERLTQSGFLRLDPAGYTLRHELVRQAVLAEMSESRRCWLHGRIANALREVSGPLPQLAAHLEAAGQRAEAYVAHLMAGRSLRRGPLARQALEHYARAQVLCPSMEPDSERFRMLIEAAETRVLLGQLQIPERQEMARLVENLGDPERFRMHLLNADVALASGRVAEGIEAIQEAKHLARTPWQQGHALFKLAWLEYRGGDPDKQLEPLLASIQAFHDIGDPAMETLALRNLSGYWFRVGDLEQHQQVYEQALKRAAQLKDDLLLRRLRADKLMVDWVKGDYAASTQMADLLYQEARERGDWWAVWDALQGLLLNAAVLGLEPTLEATVQRAMVEAAEVGAWRDLALLRSDYGNALMVAGRLEEARRELEAALRDLREMGERARLGHALFNLGFTLLEQGYLEQSRQTLEESVQIWRDRKEYRHTARSLAALALNHLRAGNRKQARQISAEAHELRAPWALGIYDLPLVLYARARALGDKQGADLLAETQSLLHNLAQQLPPHLAERLLQNRYVAWALSKVPER; this is translated from the coding sequence ATGGCCCTCTACCTGAGCTTGCTTGGCCCGCCCCAGCTTTGGGCGGATGGCGCGTTGGTGCCGCTGCTGCCCCGCAAGGCGGTGGCCATGGCAGCCTACCTGGCGGTGGTGGGCCACCCGGTGGAGCGGGGTCGTCTGGCCGATCTGCTATGGGAAGGCGACGAGGCGGCCTCACGCAGAAACCTGCGCCAGGAGTTGTTCCGCCTTAAACGTACCCCATGGGAGCAGGTGTTCGCGCAAACCACAGCCTCGGTCGGCCTGGGGGCGGTTGAGACCGACCTCGAGGTTTTTCTGCACCGGATGGCCCAGGGGGCTTGGGCCGAAGCAGCAGCGCTCTGGCGGGGTGGGTTTTTGGCCAATCTGGAAGCGAAGACCTCGGAAAATTTCCAGGACTGGCTGATTCCCGAGCGTGAACGCTGGGCTGGCCTTTACCGCGAAGCCCTGCTCGGTCTGGCCCGCAGCTACGAAGCTGGTGCTAATTACCATGAGGCCCTAAAGATGTACCTCCGACTTCTGGGGGATGATCCCTTACAGGAGTCCGATCAGATGGCGGTAATGCGCCTGTACCTGCAGATGGGGGATCGCGCGGCAGCGTTGCGGCAGTTTGAACAGTTTCGGGCACTGCTCATGGAACAGCTAGGCCTCGAGCTGAGCCAGGAAATGAAGGCCTTTGGAGCGCAGATGCTGGCCGGCAGGTTCACCGCTCCTCCAAACGACAGCCCCAACCCCTGGGCTGAGCCGCCTCTGGTAGGCCGTGAAGCGGATATCTTTTGGCTCGAGACCCACTGGGGGCAGGGCCTGCTGCTGCTGCTGGGTGAAGCAGGGGTGGGTAAAACCCGGCTGGCCCTGGAGTACGCCAGACGGCGGACGAGGGCCGGTTCTGCCGAGGTGTTGCGGATTCGCCAGCGCGAAAGCGGCCAGGGAATTGGTTTCAGTGCGGTGTTGGAGGTATTGCGCCAGGCCTACGAGGATCGCAGGCTTCACCATCTGTCCTCACCCTGGCGAGAGGAGCTGGCCCAGCTTCTGCCCGAGCTGGGAAGCCCACCTGGCAGCTTACACAAGACACGCTTATTTGAGGCGCTTTGCAGGGGTTTGCTAGCCATTGCTCGCCCCGGCGGGGTGGTGCTCTGGGATGATCTGCAATGGCTGGACTGGGCCAGCCTGGAGTTTCTGCCCTACCTGGTGCGCCGGGCGGGGAGGCTGGGCTTGGCAGTGCTGGGCACATCTCGATTCGAAGCACTTCAAAACAATGAGCCTGTGAGGCGGGTGCTGCAAGAGCTGGCCCAGGAAGGGAGTATGCAGCAACGAGTCCTGGAGCCCATCGACCAATCGGCCCTGCTCGATCTACTGCGCCAGCTTTCGGGCCAGCAGGAGGGTGGTGAACGCTTCGCCGAACGCTTGTTCAAGGCCACGGAGGGAAATGTCTTTTATGTTCTGGAGACGCTGCGCTACCTCTTCGACCAGGGCCTGCTCAGGGCTGAGGCGGGGGCCTGGCATACCCCCTTCGATGGCTTTACCAGCGATTACCGCGAACTGCCCCTCCCACCCAGCGTGCGCGATGCCCTGCTGGAGCGGCTTAAGCGACTGGGTGAGGGGGTTGTTCCCATTGCGCAAGCCCTGGCGCTGGCCGATTTTCCCCTGCCGCCCGAGCTGGCCGCCGGCTTGCTGCGCCACCTCGAGGCCCCCATTGAAGCCCTGGAGCGCCTGACCCAGAGCGGCTTCTTGCGCCTGGATCCGGCCGGCTATACCCTGCGCCACGAACTGGTACGACAGGCCGTACTGGCCGAGATGAGCGAGTCGCGTCGCTGCTGGTTGCACGGGCGTATCGCCAATGCCTTGCGCGAGGTGAGCGGGCCGTTGCCCCAACTGGCCGCGCACCTGGAGGCGGCTGGGCAGCGCGCCGAAGCCTATGTGGCCCATCTGATGGCCGGTCGTAGCCTGCGCCGGGGGCCCTTGGCCCGGCAGGCCTTGGAACACTATGCCCGCGCCCAGGTTTTGTGTCCGTCCATGGAACCGGATTCGGAGCGCTTTCGTATGCTGATCGAAGCCGCCGAGACCCGGGTCTTGCTGGGGCAACTGCAGATTCCCGAGCGCCAGGAGATGGCCCGTTTGGTCGAAAATCTGGGCGACCCTGAGCGCTTTCGTATGCACTTGCTCAATGCGGATGTGGCCCTGGCCTCGGGCCGGGTGGCCGAGGGGATCGAAGCGATACAGGAGGCCAAGCATCTAGCACGAACGCCCTGGCAGCAGGGCCATGCCCTGTTCAAACTGGCCTGGCTCGAGTACCGTGGGGGTGACCCCGATAAGCAGCTCGAGCCCCTGCTAGCCTCCATACAGGCTTTCCACGATATTGGCGACCCGGCCATGGAAACCCTGGCCTTGCGCAACCTCTCGGGCTACTGGTTCCGGGTGGGGGACTTGGAGCAGCATCAGCAGGTCTATGAGCAGGCCCTCAAACGGGCCGCCCAACTCAAAGACGACCTGCTGCTCCGCCGCCTAAGGGCCGACAAGCTGATGGTGGACTGGGTCAAAGGCGACTATGCCGCCAGCACGCAGATGGCCGACCTGCTGTACCAGGAAGCCCGCGAACGCGGCGACTGGTGGGCGGTGTGGGATGCTTTGCAGGGCCTTCTGCTTAATGCGGCGGTGCTGGGCCTGGAACCCACGCTCGAGGCCACCGTGCAGCGGGCCATGGTCGAGGCCGCCGAAGTCGGGGCCTGGCGCGACCTGGCCCTGCTCCGCTCCGACTACGGCAACGCCCTGATGGTTGCGGGCCGCCTGGAGGAAGCCCGGCGCGAGCTCGAGGCCGCTCTGCGCGACCTGCGCGAGATGGGTGAGCGGGCCCGGCTGGGCCATGCGCTTTTCAACCTAGGCTTTACCCTGCTCGAGCAGGGGTACCTTGAACAAAGCCGGCAGACCCTCGAGGAATCGGTGCAGATCTGGCGCGACAGAAAGGAATACCGCCACACTGCCCGCTCACTGGCAGCTTTGGCCCTGAACCATTTACGGGCCGGTAACCGCAAGCAAGCACGGCAAATCTCTGCTGAGGCCCACGAGCTGCGCGCGCCGTGGGCACTGGGCATCTACGACCTCCCGCTGGTGCTTTATGCCAGGGCACGGGCCCTGGGAGACAAGCAAGGGGCGGACTTGCTGGCCGAAACCCAAAGCTTGCTACACAACTTGGCGCAGCAATTGCCCCCTCACCTTGCCGAACGGCTTTTGCAAAACCGGTATGTGGCCTGGGCTTTGAGCAAAGTGCCTGAAAGATGA
- a CDS encoding patatin-like phospholipase family protein produces the protein MKGIVLALGGGGVRGSAHMALLDVLREANIPIAGLAGSSAGALAAALYAFGIHVHHNELGEWLKDPELERLQKNGAIHQVSRLVDFVRRPYLAEGAKIRQGYRALFGERRIEESPIPLVIQACDLTTGEPVMLRAGSVADALAASSAVPSIFPPVAWHGRLLVDGDVAEKVPVTAAKALQAGPIVAVDVSNRVIPSEPRSALEAALQAGEASRRRLLSIALAQADLVIALEADPPIETFDYTKAQRAYELGRQKAEAALPKIKELLFKPVPSRKPWWSRFAQLKPQTPKSGSIAHATQNQKQRHP, from the coding sequence ATGAAGGGTATTGTTCTGGCCCTGGGAGGCGGCGGCGTGCGGGGCAGCGCACATATGGCCCTGCTGGATGTATTGAGAGAGGCCAATATTCCAATTGCAGGGCTGGCTGGCAGCTCCGCTGGCGCGCTGGCAGCAGCTTTATATGCTTTCGGCATTCACGTACACCACAACGAGCTCGGCGAGTGGCTCAAAGATCCCGAGCTCGAGCGCCTGCAAAAAAACGGCGCTATACACCAGGTAAGCCGTCTGGTCGATTTTGTGCGGCGGCCTTACCTGGCCGAAGGGGCCAAGATCCGCCAGGGCTACCGCGCGCTGTTCGGCGAGCGGCGTATCGAAGAAAGCCCCATACCGCTGGTCATCCAGGCCTGCGACCTGACCACCGGGGAGCCGGTTATGCTGCGGGCCGGTTCAGTGGCCGACGCTTTGGCCGCCAGCAGCGCCGTACCCAGCATTTTCCCTCCGGTGGCCTGGCATGGCCGGCTGCTGGTTGATGGCGATGTGGCCGAAAAGGTGCCAGTCACGGCCGCCAAAGCCCTGCAGGCCGGCCCAATTGTGGCCGTGGACGTGTCCAATCGGGTGATACCCAGTGAGCCCAGGAGCGCGCTGGAAGCAGCCCTGCAGGCTGGGGAGGCCTCGCGCCGCCGGCTGTTGAGCATCGCCCTGGCCCAGGCCGATCTGGTGATCGCCCTGGAGGCCGACCCCCCCATCGAAACCTTCGACTACACCAAAGCCCAGAGGGCCTACGAGCTGGGCCGCCAGAAGGCCGAGGCCGCCTTACCCAAAATCAAAGAGCTGCTGTTCAAACCCGTTCCAAGCCGCAAACCCTGGTGGTCACGTTTTGCCCAGCTCAAGCCACAGACGCCAAAAAGCGGCTCCATAGCCCACGCAACCCAGAATCAAAAACAGCGCCACCCCTAA
- a CDS encoding TAXI family TRAP transporter solute-binding subunit — protein sequence MKKKFLLFASLALLGSALAQTFVTIGSGGTTGVYFPVATGIAKLVNDANIGVRANARSTGGSVFNINAIASGELQMGLAQNDIAYYAYNGTGIPAFEGKPVKNIRAVGILYPEVVHVVARAGAGINTIADLKGKRVVIGDVGSGTEQNARQVLEAYGLGLNDLREAIRVNPNNALALMQDGRADAFFFTGGLGASVISQAAQTLRIQLVEVEASRVQELAKKYPFYRAFNIPGETYRGVDVTTPSVAVLSMWIAAESLSADVVYNMLKATFDSPEFKSIHPNLQRFFNVNLAARNLPIPLHPGAERYYREKRIIR from the coding sequence ATGAAAAAGAAGTTTCTGCTATTCGCCTCACTTGCGCTGTTGGGCTCCGCTCTCGCGCAAACCTTCGTTACCATCGGCTCTGGTGGCACCACCGGGGTTTACTTTCCCGTGGCTACCGGCATCGCCAAACTGGTCAACGATGCCAACATTGGGGTGCGGGCCAACGCTCGCTCTACCGGCGGCTCGGTGTTCAACATCAACGCCATCGCCTCGGGTGAACTCCAGATGGGCCTGGCTCAGAACGATATCGCCTACTATGCCTACAACGGTACTGGCATCCCTGCTTTCGAGGGTAAGCCGGTGAAGAACATCCGTGCGGTGGGCATCCTTTACCCCGAGGTGGTGCATGTGGTGGCCCGCGCTGGGGCTGGCATCAACACCATTGCCGACCTCAAGGGCAAGCGGGTGGTGATCGGCGATGTGGGCTCTGGCACGGAGCAGAACGCCCGGCAGGTGCTCGAGGCCTACGGGCTCGGCCTGAACGACCTGCGCGAAGCCATCCGGGTGAACCCCAACAACGCACTGGCCCTGATGCAGGACGGCCGCGCCGATGCCTTCTTCTTCACGGGGGGCTTGGGCGCTTCGGTGATCAGCCAGGCCGCCCAGACCTTGCGCATCCAGCTTGTGGAGGTTGAGGCCAGCCGTGTGCAGGAACTGGCTAAAAAGTACCCCTTCTACCGCGCCTTCAACATTCCGGGTGAAACCTACCGCGGCGTGGATGTGACCACCCCTTCGGTGGCGGTGCTATCGATGTGGATTGCTGCCGAGAGCCTGAGCGCCGACGTGGTGTACAACATGCTCAAGGCCACCTTCGATAGCCCCGAGTTCAAGTCCATTCATCCCAACCTGCAGCGCTTTTTCAACGTGAACCTGGCCGCTCGTAACCTGCCGATTCCCCTGCACCCCGGCGCCGAGCGCTACTACCGTGAAAAGCGCATCATCCGCTAA
- a CDS encoding carboxypeptidase-like regulatory domain-containing protein, translating into MKRLLWLLSMSLIPLLTACPGGGGGTAPTLTVSPTSATLTAGTGNQVFNATLSNASGTINWALSPNVGTLSATTGTSVTYTPPATIASSTTVQLTATSGSLTATANITVNPPATITVSGTVIGENLQPVASAPVVITSGGTNFSTTTNASGVFSVSSVTPPYDATVVAGNRSLIYKGLTRTDPTLVFLGFSPGVSRSATLSGTVSGGAGFPEPANHVTRTAFGSPQAVDSATANTATGVYNMGTVSWFGSTTTTGNIHALQWLFDGTNLPTDYKGYGEKLGVVLSDGGAFGSQNVTMYGVSEATISGSVTLPAGYTLTNKRMAVGFADGSHIDVLTDTGASTNFAYTTPNVTGATIRMQVTAGNAAGTTVITTKPGLAVNATSVSISLPAGSDLSLPPNAATGVNNSTTFSYTPFSGGVHFVVFNGPGANPDYVVVTAAASTTIPNLSSVGLGLPASTVYSWNVVGAAPFASVDAAAGPGGWLAVFLGAAEGSFTASTGRTFTTAP; encoded by the coding sequence ATGAAACGTTTATTGTGGCTCCTGAGCATGAGTCTAATACCGTTGCTAACGGCCTGTCCCGGTGGAGGCGGAGGAACCGCACCCACCCTCACGGTTTCCCCGACCTCGGCAACACTCACTGCCGGGACGGGAAACCAAGTCTTCAACGCGACCCTCAGCAATGCGTCCGGTACCATCAACTGGGCGCTTAGCCCAAATGTAGGTACGCTCTCGGCAACCACAGGTACCTCTGTTACCTATACGCCCCCAGCTACGATAGCCAGCTCAACTACAGTGCAACTCACTGCAACCTCGGGCTCGCTAACGGCCACCGCCAACATTACCGTTAATCCGCCTGCCACCATTACTGTTTCTGGTACGGTAATCGGTGAAAACCTACAGCCAGTTGCCAGTGCGCCAGTTGTCATAACCTCTGGTGGCACCAATTTCAGCACAACCACCAACGCAAGCGGTGTTTTTAGCGTAAGCAGCGTCACCCCCCCCTATGACGCAACCGTGGTAGCTGGGAACCGGTCGCTCATTTACAAGGGTTTGACCCGCACCGATCCAACTTTGGTATTTCTCGGGTTTTCTCCAGGCGTTTCGCGGTCAGCCACTCTCAGTGGCACGGTTTCGGGTGGTGCGGGCTTCCCCGAACCCGCAAACCACGTAACCCGAACCGCTTTTGGATCACCCCAAGCGGTGGATAGCGCAACGGCCAACACCGCTACCGGTGTCTACAATATGGGTACGGTTAGCTGGTTTGGTTCCACCACCACCACCGGAAATATTCATGCGCTTCAATGGTTGTTTGACGGCACGAACCTTCCCACCGACTACAAAGGGTACGGGGAGAAGCTGGGTGTGGTGCTATCGGATGGTGGAGCGTTTGGTAGTCAGAATGTAACCATGTATGGGGTAAGCGAAGCCACTATCTCGGGTTCGGTCACCCTTCCGGCTGGATACACCCTCACAAACAAGCGCATGGCCGTTGGCTTTGCAGACGGGTCGCACATCGATGTGCTAACCGATACTGGTGCGAGCACCAATTTTGCCTATACCACGCCCAATGTCACTGGAGCTACTATACGGATGCAGGTTACGGCAGGGAATGCTGCAGGAACCACTGTGATTACAACCAAACCAGGTCTTGCGGTCAATGCTACTAGCGTTTCGATTTCCCTGCCAGCAGGCTCAGACCTTAGCCTGCCGCCCAATGCCGCTACGGGCGTCAACAATAGCACCACCTTCTCGTATACCCCCTTCTCCGGCGGTGTGCACTTTGTGGTATTTAACGGCCCGGGTGCAAACCCCGACTATGTGGTGGTAACTGCTGCGGCCAGCACTACCATTCCCAACCTCAGCTCGGTGGGGCTTGGATTACCCGCATCTACGGTCTATTCATGGAAT